The proteins below come from a single Malus sylvestris chromosome 3, drMalSylv7.2, whole genome shotgun sequence genomic window:
- the LOC126617476 gene encoding transcription factor TGA9-like isoform X4: MAASHRVGDATAATATATTACLSSELGPSNQHVPYAVLHGMNAPSTSFLNQEGSAFDFGELEEAIARQVRNDEAQAPLFTGGGGGAGRPAATLEMFPSWPMRFHQTPGQGSPKSGEEESTDSGSQVNTLTTTTTNQLELEPKSPMSKNRSSSQAAFDQKHLQFQQQQQQLQQEMAISDTGPNSQTASAQKPSQEKRKGAGSTSENKQLDAKTLRRLAQNREAARKSRLRKKAYVQQLESSRIKLTQLEQDLQRARAQGLFLGSCGGGLGNISSGAAIFDMEYVRWLEDDHRQMSELRTGLQAHLSDSDLRLVVDGYVSHYDEIFQLKGMAAKSDVFHLITGMWTTPAERCFLWMGGFRPSELIKMLIAQLDPLTEQQFMGIYNLQQSSQQAEEALTQGLEQLHQSLIDTIAGGPVIDGMQQMAVALGKLTNLEGFVRQADNLRQQTLHQLRRILTVRQAARCFLVIGEYYGRLRALSSLWACRPRETMINDDNSCQTTTDLQMVQPSQNHFSSF, translated from the exons ATGGCGGCGAGTCATCGAGTTGGAGACGCTACCGCCGCTACCGCCACTGCCACCACCGCTTGTTTGTCATCGGAACTAGGACCTTCCAATCAACATGTCCCTTATGCTGTTCTTCATGGGATGAATGCTCCTTCCACCAGTTTTCT TAATCAAGAAGGATCTGCCTTTGATTTTGGGGAGCTGGAAGAAGCAATTGCGCGGCAAGTTAGAAATGATGAAGCTCAAGCAC CTTTATTtacaggaggaggaggaggagcaggCAGGCCTGCTGCAACTCTGGAAATGTTCCCTTCTTGGCCAATGAGATTCCACCAAACACCAGGA CAGGGGAGTCCAAAGTCAGGAGAGGAAGAAAGCACAGACTCAGGATCACAAGTGAACActctaacaacaacaacaacaaatcaGTTGGAATTGGAACCAAAATCTCCCATGAGTAAAAACCGTTCTTCCTCACAAGCTGCTTTTGATCAGAAGCATCTACAATTTCAACAGCAACAGCAACAATTACAGCAAGAAATGGCAATTAGTGACACCGGACCTAATTCACAAACCGCATCAGCTCAAAAACCCTCCCAAGAAaag AGGAAGGGAGCTGGTTCAACATCAGAGAATAAACAACTTGATGCTAAG ACATTGAGACGTTTAGCTCAAAACAGAGAAGCTGCAAGAAAAAGCCGCCTCAGAAAAAAG GCTTATGTACAGCAGCTAGAGTCAAGCAGGATAAAGCTTACACAGCTTGAGCAAGACCTTCAAAGAGCGCGCGCTCAG ggtttgttCTTGGGTAGTTGTGGTGGTGGTCTTGGCAATATCAGCTCAG gTGCTGCAATATTTGATATGGAATATGTAAGATGGCTAGAAGACGACCACCGGCAAATGTCGGAGCTCCGAACAGGGTTACAAGCACATTTGTCGGACAGCGATCTTCGACTAGTTGTGGACGGATATGTTTCTCACTACGATGAAATCTTCCAGCTGAAAGGAATGGCTGCAAAATCTGATGTGTTCCACCTCATAACTGGAATGTGGACGACTCCAGCTGAACGTTGCTTCCTCTGGATGGGTGGTTTTAGACCCTCTGAGCTCATCAAG ATGTTAATAGCACAGTTAGACCCACTAACAGAACAGCAATTCATGGGGATCTATAATCTGCAACAGTCCTCACAACAAGCTGAAGAGGCTCTTACTCAAGGTCTAGAGCAGCTTCATCAGTCTCTGATCGACACCATTGCCGGCGGGCCAGTCATCGACGGCATGCAACAGATGGCCGTGGCTTTGGGCAAGCTCACCAATCTTGAAGGCTTCGTTCGCCAG GCTGATAATTTGAGACAACAAACCCTTCATCAGTTACGTCGGATATTGACAGTTCGTCAGGCAGCGAGATGCTTTCTTGTAATCGGAGAGTACTATGGACGATTAAGAGCACTTAGTTCTCTTTGGGCATGTCGACCGCGAGa GACCATGATAAACGATGATAACTCGTGCCAAACGACAACAGACCTGCAAATGGTACAACCTTCACAGAATCATTTCTCATCCTTTTGA
- the LOC126617476 gene encoding transcription factor TGA9-like isoform X2 → MAFISSATCPDSSFFFEYKDENGLRKSCMAASHRVGDATAATATATTACLSSELGPSNQHVPYAVLHGMNAPSTSFLNQEGSAFDFGELEEAIARQVRNDEAQAPLFTGGGGGAGRPAATLEMFPSWPMRFHQTPGGSPKSGEEESTDSGSQVNTLTTTTTNQLELEPKSPMSKNRSSSQAAFDQKHLQFQQQQQQLQQEMAISDTGPNSQTASAQKPSQEKRKGAGSTSENKQLDAKTLRRLAQNREAARKSRLRKKAYVQQLESSRIKLTQLEQDLQRARAQGLFLGSCGGGLGNISSGAAIFDMEYVRWLEDDHRQMSELRTGLQAHLSDSDLRLVVDGYVSHYDEIFQLKGMAAKSDVFHLITGMWTTPAERCFLWMGGFRPSELIKMLIAQLDPLTEQQFMGIYNLQQSSQQAEEALTQGLEQLHQSLIDTIAGGPVIDGMQQMAVALGKLTNLEGFVRQADNLRQQTLHQLRRILTVRQAARCFLVIGEYYGRLRALSSLWACRPRETMINDDNSCQTTTDLQMVQPSQNHFSSF, encoded by the exons atGGCTTTTATTTCTTCTGCTACATGTCCTGATTCCAGCTTCTTCTTTGAGTACAAAGATGAAAATGGTCTGAGAAAATCTTGCATGGCGGCGAGTCATCGAGTTGGAGACGCTACCGCCGCTACCGCCACTGCCACCACCGCTTGTTTGTCATCGGAACTAGGACCTTCCAATCAACATGTCCCTTATGCTGTTCTTCATGGGATGAATGCTCCTTCCACCAGTTTTCT TAATCAAGAAGGATCTGCCTTTGATTTTGGGGAGCTGGAAGAAGCAATTGCGCGGCAAGTTAGAAATGATGAAGCTCAAGCAC CTTTATTtacaggaggaggaggaggagcaggCAGGCCTGCTGCAACTCTGGAAATGTTCCCTTCTTGGCCAATGAGATTCCACCAAACACCAGGA GGGAGTCCAAAGTCAGGAGAGGAAGAAAGCACAGACTCAGGATCACAAGTGAACActctaacaacaacaacaacaaatcaGTTGGAATTGGAACCAAAATCTCCCATGAGTAAAAACCGTTCTTCCTCACAAGCTGCTTTTGATCAGAAGCATCTACAATTTCAACAGCAACAGCAACAATTACAGCAAGAAATGGCAATTAGTGACACCGGACCTAATTCACAAACCGCATCAGCTCAAAAACCCTCCCAAGAAaag AGGAAGGGAGCTGGTTCAACATCAGAGAATAAACAACTTGATGCTAAG ACATTGAGACGTTTAGCTCAAAACAGAGAAGCTGCAAGAAAAAGCCGCCTCAGAAAAAAG GCTTATGTACAGCAGCTAGAGTCAAGCAGGATAAAGCTTACACAGCTTGAGCAAGACCTTCAAAGAGCGCGCGCTCAG ggtttgttCTTGGGTAGTTGTGGTGGTGGTCTTGGCAATATCAGCTCAG gTGCTGCAATATTTGATATGGAATATGTAAGATGGCTAGAAGACGACCACCGGCAAATGTCGGAGCTCCGAACAGGGTTACAAGCACATTTGTCGGACAGCGATCTTCGACTAGTTGTGGACGGATATGTTTCTCACTACGATGAAATCTTCCAGCTGAAAGGAATGGCTGCAAAATCTGATGTGTTCCACCTCATAACTGGAATGTGGACGACTCCAGCTGAACGTTGCTTCCTCTGGATGGGTGGTTTTAGACCCTCTGAGCTCATCAAG ATGTTAATAGCACAGTTAGACCCACTAACAGAACAGCAATTCATGGGGATCTATAATCTGCAACAGTCCTCACAACAAGCTGAAGAGGCTCTTACTCAAGGTCTAGAGCAGCTTCATCAGTCTCTGATCGACACCATTGCCGGCGGGCCAGTCATCGACGGCATGCAACAGATGGCCGTGGCTTTGGGCAAGCTCACCAATCTTGAAGGCTTCGTTCGCCAG GCTGATAATTTGAGACAACAAACCCTTCATCAGTTACGTCGGATATTGACAGTTCGTCAGGCAGCGAGATGCTTTCTTGTAATCGGAGAGTACTATGGACGATTAAGAGCACTTAGTTCTCTTTGGGCATGTCGACCGCGAGa GACCATGATAAACGATGATAACTCGTGCCAAACGACAACAGACCTGCAAATGGTACAACCTTCACAGAATCATTTCTCATCCTTTTGA
- the LOC126617476 gene encoding transcription factor TGA9-like isoform X1: protein MAFISSATCPDSSFFFEYKDENGLRKSCMAASHRVGDATAATATATTACLSSELGPSNQHVPYAVLHGMNAPSTSFLNQEGSAFDFGELEEAIARQVRNDEAQAPLFTGGGGGAGRPAATLEMFPSWPMRFHQTPGQGSPKSGEEESTDSGSQVNTLTTTTTNQLELEPKSPMSKNRSSSQAAFDQKHLQFQQQQQQLQQEMAISDTGPNSQTASAQKPSQEKRKGAGSTSENKQLDAKTLRRLAQNREAARKSRLRKKAYVQQLESSRIKLTQLEQDLQRARAQGLFLGSCGGGLGNISSGAAIFDMEYVRWLEDDHRQMSELRTGLQAHLSDSDLRLVVDGYVSHYDEIFQLKGMAAKSDVFHLITGMWTTPAERCFLWMGGFRPSELIKMLIAQLDPLTEQQFMGIYNLQQSSQQAEEALTQGLEQLHQSLIDTIAGGPVIDGMQQMAVALGKLTNLEGFVRQADNLRQQTLHQLRRILTVRQAARCFLVIGEYYGRLRALSSLWACRPRETMINDDNSCQTTTDLQMVQPSQNHFSSF, encoded by the exons atGGCTTTTATTTCTTCTGCTACATGTCCTGATTCCAGCTTCTTCTTTGAGTACAAAGATGAAAATGGTCTGAGAAAATCTTGCATGGCGGCGAGTCATCGAGTTGGAGACGCTACCGCCGCTACCGCCACTGCCACCACCGCTTGTTTGTCATCGGAACTAGGACCTTCCAATCAACATGTCCCTTATGCTGTTCTTCATGGGATGAATGCTCCTTCCACCAGTTTTCT TAATCAAGAAGGATCTGCCTTTGATTTTGGGGAGCTGGAAGAAGCAATTGCGCGGCAAGTTAGAAATGATGAAGCTCAAGCAC CTTTATTtacaggaggaggaggaggagcaggCAGGCCTGCTGCAACTCTGGAAATGTTCCCTTCTTGGCCAATGAGATTCCACCAAACACCAGGA CAGGGGAGTCCAAAGTCAGGAGAGGAAGAAAGCACAGACTCAGGATCACAAGTGAACActctaacaacaacaacaacaaatcaGTTGGAATTGGAACCAAAATCTCCCATGAGTAAAAACCGTTCTTCCTCACAAGCTGCTTTTGATCAGAAGCATCTACAATTTCAACAGCAACAGCAACAATTACAGCAAGAAATGGCAATTAGTGACACCGGACCTAATTCACAAACCGCATCAGCTCAAAAACCCTCCCAAGAAaag AGGAAGGGAGCTGGTTCAACATCAGAGAATAAACAACTTGATGCTAAG ACATTGAGACGTTTAGCTCAAAACAGAGAAGCTGCAAGAAAAAGCCGCCTCAGAAAAAAG GCTTATGTACAGCAGCTAGAGTCAAGCAGGATAAAGCTTACACAGCTTGAGCAAGACCTTCAAAGAGCGCGCGCTCAG ggtttgttCTTGGGTAGTTGTGGTGGTGGTCTTGGCAATATCAGCTCAG gTGCTGCAATATTTGATATGGAATATGTAAGATGGCTAGAAGACGACCACCGGCAAATGTCGGAGCTCCGAACAGGGTTACAAGCACATTTGTCGGACAGCGATCTTCGACTAGTTGTGGACGGATATGTTTCTCACTACGATGAAATCTTCCAGCTGAAAGGAATGGCTGCAAAATCTGATGTGTTCCACCTCATAACTGGAATGTGGACGACTCCAGCTGAACGTTGCTTCCTCTGGATGGGTGGTTTTAGACCCTCTGAGCTCATCAAG ATGTTAATAGCACAGTTAGACCCACTAACAGAACAGCAATTCATGGGGATCTATAATCTGCAACAGTCCTCACAACAAGCTGAAGAGGCTCTTACTCAAGGTCTAGAGCAGCTTCATCAGTCTCTGATCGACACCATTGCCGGCGGGCCAGTCATCGACGGCATGCAACAGATGGCCGTGGCTTTGGGCAAGCTCACCAATCTTGAAGGCTTCGTTCGCCAG GCTGATAATTTGAGACAACAAACCCTTCATCAGTTACGTCGGATATTGACAGTTCGTCAGGCAGCGAGATGCTTTCTTGTAATCGGAGAGTACTATGGACGATTAAGAGCACTTAGTTCTCTTTGGGCATGTCGACCGCGAGa GACCATGATAAACGATGATAACTCGTGCCAAACGACAACAGACCTGCAAATGGTACAACCTTCACAGAATCATTTCTCATCCTTTTGA
- the LOC126617476 gene encoding transcription factor TGA9-like isoform X3 encodes MAFISSATCPDSSFFFEYKDENGLRKSCMAASHRVGDATAATATATTACLSSELGPSNQHVPYAVLHGMNAPSTSFLNQEGSAFDFGELEEAIARQVRNDEAQAPLFTGGGGGAGRPAATLEMFPSWPMRFHQTPGQGSPKSGEEESTDSGSQVNTLTTTTTNQLELEPKSPMSKNRSSSQAAFDQKHLQFQQQQQQLQQEMAISDTGPNSQTASAQKPSQEKTLRRLAQNREAARKSRLRKKAYVQQLESSRIKLTQLEQDLQRARAQGLFLGSCGGGLGNISSGAAIFDMEYVRWLEDDHRQMSELRTGLQAHLSDSDLRLVVDGYVSHYDEIFQLKGMAAKSDVFHLITGMWTTPAERCFLWMGGFRPSELIKMLIAQLDPLTEQQFMGIYNLQQSSQQAEEALTQGLEQLHQSLIDTIAGGPVIDGMQQMAVALGKLTNLEGFVRQADNLRQQTLHQLRRILTVRQAARCFLVIGEYYGRLRALSSLWACRPRETMINDDNSCQTTTDLQMVQPSQNHFSSF; translated from the exons atGGCTTTTATTTCTTCTGCTACATGTCCTGATTCCAGCTTCTTCTTTGAGTACAAAGATGAAAATGGTCTGAGAAAATCTTGCATGGCGGCGAGTCATCGAGTTGGAGACGCTACCGCCGCTACCGCCACTGCCACCACCGCTTGTTTGTCATCGGAACTAGGACCTTCCAATCAACATGTCCCTTATGCTGTTCTTCATGGGATGAATGCTCCTTCCACCAGTTTTCT TAATCAAGAAGGATCTGCCTTTGATTTTGGGGAGCTGGAAGAAGCAATTGCGCGGCAAGTTAGAAATGATGAAGCTCAAGCAC CTTTATTtacaggaggaggaggaggagcaggCAGGCCTGCTGCAACTCTGGAAATGTTCCCTTCTTGGCCAATGAGATTCCACCAAACACCAGGA CAGGGGAGTCCAAAGTCAGGAGAGGAAGAAAGCACAGACTCAGGATCACAAGTGAACActctaacaacaacaacaacaaatcaGTTGGAATTGGAACCAAAATCTCCCATGAGTAAAAACCGTTCTTCCTCACAAGCTGCTTTTGATCAGAAGCATCTACAATTTCAACAGCAACAGCAACAATTACAGCAAGAAATGGCAATTAGTGACACCGGACCTAATTCACAAACCGCATCAGCTCAAAAACCCTCCCAAGAAaag ACATTGAGACGTTTAGCTCAAAACAGAGAAGCTGCAAGAAAAAGCCGCCTCAGAAAAAAG GCTTATGTACAGCAGCTAGAGTCAAGCAGGATAAAGCTTACACAGCTTGAGCAAGACCTTCAAAGAGCGCGCGCTCAG ggtttgttCTTGGGTAGTTGTGGTGGTGGTCTTGGCAATATCAGCTCAG gTGCTGCAATATTTGATATGGAATATGTAAGATGGCTAGAAGACGACCACCGGCAAATGTCGGAGCTCCGAACAGGGTTACAAGCACATTTGTCGGACAGCGATCTTCGACTAGTTGTGGACGGATATGTTTCTCACTACGATGAAATCTTCCAGCTGAAAGGAATGGCTGCAAAATCTGATGTGTTCCACCTCATAACTGGAATGTGGACGACTCCAGCTGAACGTTGCTTCCTCTGGATGGGTGGTTTTAGACCCTCTGAGCTCATCAAG ATGTTAATAGCACAGTTAGACCCACTAACAGAACAGCAATTCATGGGGATCTATAATCTGCAACAGTCCTCACAACAAGCTGAAGAGGCTCTTACTCAAGGTCTAGAGCAGCTTCATCAGTCTCTGATCGACACCATTGCCGGCGGGCCAGTCATCGACGGCATGCAACAGATGGCCGTGGCTTTGGGCAAGCTCACCAATCTTGAAGGCTTCGTTCGCCAG GCTGATAATTTGAGACAACAAACCCTTCATCAGTTACGTCGGATATTGACAGTTCGTCAGGCAGCGAGATGCTTTCTTGTAATCGGAGAGTACTATGGACGATTAAGAGCACTTAGTTCTCTTTGGGCATGTCGACCGCGAGa GACCATGATAAACGATGATAACTCGTGCCAAACGACAACAGACCTGCAAATGGTACAACCTTCACAGAATCATTTCTCATCCTTTTGA